The sequence CATCCTCATCGGTGTGGACGAGGAGAAGGTGCAGACCGTGATTGATATCATCAAAGAGCACTCCCACAGCCGCAAGCAGATGATTCCCACCACCACCGAGATGAGCTACGGCTATTACCCCAGTATGCCGGTGGAGGTCACGGTGGGCGGGGCCACCATCTTTGTGGTGGACATTGAGCGCTTTGAACGGGCCTGAGCCGGCTGCCTCCCGCCTGTCCCACGCCTATATTCTCAGTGGGCCGGCGGGAGCCGCGCGGCGGGCGGCGGCGGACCGGCTGGCCATGTCCTATGTGTGTACGGGGGAGAATCCCCCCTGCGGCGTCTGCTCGGGCTGCCGGAAGGCGGCGGCGGGCATCCACCCGGACATTGTGCGGGTGGGGGAGGACGGGAAGGACGTGAACGTGGCCGCCGTCCGGGCCCTGCGGTCGGACGCCTATATTTTGCCCAACGAGGCGCCGCGGAAGGTCTATCAGATCGAGAATGCGGGCAGCATGAACGCCAGCGCCCAGAACGCCATGCTCAAGCTGCTGGAGGACGGCCCGCCTTACGCGGCCTTCCTGCTGCTGGCGGAGAGCGACGGGGACCTGCTGCCCACAGTGCGCTCCCGATGCGAGACGCTGCGGCTGGACCGGCTGGCGGGGGAGGCGCCTGACCCGGCCCTGGTGGAGCAATCCCGCACGCTGGCGGGACTGCTGCTCACCGGCGGCGAGCTGGAGCGGATGGAATACTGCGTGGGCCTGGAGAAGCTGGACCGGGAGGGCCTGGCCGCCCTGCTGGATCAGACGGTGGAGCGCCTACGGGAGGGGCTGCTGACCAGCCCGGACCGCAAGCGGGCGCTGGCGCTGACGGAGCATGTAAAGGCCCTGCGCTCCGCCCTGGACTTCAACGTGGGCCCGGGCCATATCGCGGGCTGGCTGTGCGCGGGCAGTATGCCCGGGAATCCAAACAAAACGAGGTAACCCCATGACAGAGATTATCGGCGTCCGCTTTAAGAGCGGCGGCAAGCAGTATTATTTTGACCCCCGGGGCGTCCGGGTGGAGCCCGGCCAGGGGGTCATCATCGAGACGGCCCGGGGCGTGGAGTACGGCGAGTGCGTCAAGGAGAACACCCTGGTGGAGGATTCCGCCGTGGTGCAGCCTCTGCGCCCCATGATTCGGCTGGCCACCGAGGAGGACAAGAAGACCCTCCAGCGCAACCGGGAGAAGGAGGAGCGGGCCTTTCGCATCTGCCAGGAGAAGATCGCCGAGCACAAGCTGGAGATGAAGCTGGTGGAGGTGGAATACAACTTCGAGGGCAATAAGATCCTGTTCTTCTTCACCGCCGAGGGCCGGGTGGATTTCCGGGCCCTGGTGAAGGATCTGGCCTCGGTGTTCCACACCCGCATCGAGCTGCGGCAGATCGGTGTCCGGGACGAGGCCAAGATGCTGGGCGGCCTGGGCATCTGCGGCAAGCCCTTCTGCTGCGCCACGTTTTTGGACGAGTTCCAGCCGGTGTCCATCAAGATGGCCAAGACCCAGAACCTGTCCTTGAACCCCACCAAGATCTCCGGCACCTGCGGGCGGCTGATGTGCTGCCTGAAGTATGAGCAGGAGGCCTATGAGGACGCGGTGAAGCGCTGTCCCAAGCAGGAGTCCTTTGTGGAGACGCCGGACGGCGTAGGGACGGTGAGCGGGGTGAATCTGCTCCGGGAGCAGGTAAAGGTGCGTCTGGAGGACAGCCAGGAGCCCCCCAAGTGCTATCGCAACTGCGAGGTCTGTGTGGTCCGCAGCGGCAAGGG is a genomic window of Intestinimonas massiliensis (ex Afouda et al. 2020) containing:
- a CDS encoding cyclic-di-AMP receptor: MKLVLAIINYDDANAVTHALTKKGFSSTKLATTGGFLMAGNVTILIGVDEEKVQTVIDIIKEHSHSRKQMIPTTTEMSYGYYPSMPVEVTVGGATIFVVDIERFERA